In the genome of Mycoplasma seminis, one region contains:
- a CDS encoding DnaB-like helicase C-terminal domain-containing protein: MNNINLKSFLTEWAEWTKSPNLNKKTIKDTGFDIIDNQLQGLRPNQLIILGGRPGAGKTTFALNVMDAIDKQLADNERILFISLEQSASEILQKTIALNHIYPLRNFYNSQNIVEELNNKFGSKLANTVKDSKIVMVDSTDVKAEDISKIILKYQDENKVVVRAVFIDHIQILSTAKYSSTKYEQACIVSRELKKLALGLEIPVFALSQMSRDWAKEKKKFAPSLTDLRDSGSLEQDADIVMFIYQRENNEIPPTLYAEPVNISIAKNRNGSLGSDTPLCFFSSVAKMVDATNQYVIQSTQRSLKDWNAKGDL, encoded by the coding sequence ATGAATAATATAAATTTAAAAAGTTTTTTAACTGAATGGGCTGAATGAACTAAAAGCCCCAATCTAAACAAAAAGACAATCAAAGACACAGGATTTGACATAATAGACAATCAATTACAAGGGCTCCGCCCAAATCAACTTATTATTTTAGGCGGTCGACCTGGAGCAGGTAAGACAACTTTTGCTCTTAATGTAATGGATGCAATAGATAAACAATTAGCAGATAATGAGAGAATTTTATTCATATCTCTTGAACAGTCAGCGAGTGAGATATTGCAAAAAACTATTGCTCTTAATCATATTTACCCTTTGAGAAATTTTTACAACTCTCAAAATATTGTTGAAGAATTAAATAATAAATTCGGATCTAAACTCGCTAATACTGTTAAAGATTCCAAAATTGTAATGGTTGATAGTACTGACGTCAAAGCTGAAGATATTTCTAAAATTATTTTGAAATACCAAGATGAAAACAAAGTCGTTGTTCGTGCTGTATTTATTGACCATATCCAAATATTAAGCACAGCAAAATATAGTTCAACAAAATACGAGCAAGCTTGCATTGTTTCTCGTGAACTTAAAAAATTAGCTCTCGGGCTAGAGATTCCAGTTTTTGCACTTTCTCAAATGAGTAGAGACTGAGCAAAAGAGAAAAAGAAATTTGCTCCATCTCTCACAGATTTAAGAGATTCAGGTTCACTTGAACAAGATGCGGATATTGTAATGTTTATATACCAACGAGAAAATAATGAAATTCCACCAACATTATATGCTGAACCTGTGAACATTTCTATCGCTAAAAATAGAAATGGTTCACTAGGAAGTGACACACCACTTTGTTTCTTTTCTTCAGTGGCTAAAATGGTGGATGCTACAAATCAATATGTTATTCAATCAACCCAAAGAAGTTTGAAAGATTGAAATGCTAAAGGAGATTTATAA
- a CDS encoding MarR family transcriptional regulator produces MKDNFITPPPKFTEEKLEQILHYTDSKDNPSFEAFKSKEFFEIQSGAKGVSKSFGGAIITIYRLVNEKYFNSMWCRNQYNHIKNTLVPMFKKVIDFLAKEHGLDYSPYINITNEAIYWNYDDGGDGRKVFFQNFEKIQAFQGVTLQNSNFFFGELVIDEPIEDPENKNWSPSDLRDLYKNQAENLPILIQNTVLRTVAPKDAQLKVKFFYNIFSTDHFLITDFHNKVIKFINEDETTSQEIMEELIQKNYLQKSDPEFSNGLGLICTMFTKYFVPSSQMSLIQKKQLEVLKSQNYRLWVITVVGFAFVSESKQTSFFLRDLIYKNGNEFSDNIEFISQNDFDSMLKNGEVLGVFDGYDPGKSDNASWCRVALLENGSIVVLNAIEDLKSLFSYKPSRVEVNRALIDLITADNARIQQILAMSGSANSYFNLQHFENPILTDNDHVVDYINLDLANSNVRDKGFLMSCRLAIRKDTKQHKFGIESRQKWIEWVLGNKLLKVVEQNSTKKLLWNLSRQYVEAGETKRDEKVFPEIYDLINAFEMACCLLYRKQPALIAKASQ; encoded by the coding sequence ATGAAAGATAACTTCATAACACCGCCACCAAAATTCACAGAAGAGAAGTTGGAACAAATACTTCACTATACTGATTCAAAAGACAACCCAAGTTTTGAAGCATTTAAATCAAAAGAATTTTTCGAGATTCAAAGCGGAGCAAAAGGGGTGTCAAAGTCTTTTGGGGGTGCTATTATAACCATTTACAGGCTTGTAAATGAAAAGTATTTCAATTCTATGTGGTGTCGTAATCAATATAACCATATCAAAAACACACTTGTTCCAATGTTCAAAAAAGTAATTGACTTTTTAGCAAAAGAACATGGTTTAGATTATTCTCCATACATTAATATAACAAACGAAGCTATTTATTGAAATTATGATGATGGTGGAGATGGTAGAAAAGTATTTTTCCAAAACTTTGAAAAAATACAAGCTTTCCAAGGGGTGACACTTCAAAACTCAAATTTCTTTTTTGGAGAGTTGGTAATTGATGAACCTATTGAGGACCCCGAAAATAAAAATTGAAGCCCTAGCGATTTAAGAGACTTATATAAAAATCAAGCGGAGAACCTTCCTATTTTAATCCAAAACACTGTCTTGCGTACTGTTGCACCTAAAGACGCTCAATTAAAAGTTAAGTTCTTCTACAATATTTTTTCCACTGATCATTTTCTTATTACTGATTTTCATAATAAAGTAATTAAATTCATTAATGAGGACGAGACAACCTCTCAAGAAATAATGGAAGAATTAATCCAAAAGAATTATCTGCAAAAAAGTGATCCAGAATTCTCAAATGGACTTGGATTAATTTGCACAATGTTCACAAAATATTTTGTACCTAGTTCTCAAATGTCTCTAATTCAAAAAAAGCAACTTGAAGTACTTAAATCACAAAATTATAGACTTTGGGTTATAACTGTCGTTGGTTTTGCTTTTGTTTCGGAATCAAAACAAACAAGTTTCTTTTTAAGAGACTTAATTTATAAAAATGGAAATGAATTTTCCGACAATATTGAATTCATTTCTCAAAATGATTTTGACTCAATGTTAAAAAACGGAGAAGTGCTTGGAGTTTTTGACGGGTACGACCCAGGAAAAAGTGACAACGCTTCATGGTGTCGGGTTGCTTTATTGGAAAATGGTTCAATTGTGGTTTTAAATGCTATAGAGGACCTCAAAAGCTTATTTAGTTATAAACCTTCAAGGGTTGAAGTTAATAGAGCCTTAATTGATTTAATTACAGCCGACAACGCAAGAATCCAACAAATTCTTGCTATGTCGGGAAGTGCGAACAGTTATTTCAATCTACAGCACTTTGAAAATCCAATTCTCACTGACAACGATCATGTTGTTGATTATATCAATTTAGATTTAGCAAATTCAAATGTTAGAGATAAAGGTTTTTTGATGTCTTGTCGTTTAGCAATAAGAAAAGACACAAAACAACACAAGTTCGGGATTGAATCACGTCAAAAGTGAATTGAGTGAGTTTTAGGTAATAAACTTTTAAAAGTTGTCGAACAAAACTCTACTAAAAAATTACTGTGAAATTTATCACGTCAATATGTAGAAGCAGGAGAAACCAAAAGAGACGAAAAGGTTTTTCCTGAAATATATGATTTAATTAATGCTTTTGAAATGGCTTGTTGCTTACTTTACAGAAAACAACCAGCCCTAATTGCAAAAGCATCACAATAA